The following proteins are encoded in a genomic region of Mycoplasma sp. NEAQ87857:
- a CDS encoding 5'-3' exonuclease: protein MKQTSLVVDGNYLLFQSFYATFRGDLDAIMRNSKGVATNALSIFLSQLNKLIIEIQPDYLFIAFDARGKTKRHLIYEEYKSGRTKAPQELFDQFELIKQLLTDLAINWQEQEGYEADDLIASYCSNIPGEKVIFSRDKDLLQLINDEIVIIDKLNPATNYIKSDNFFDLFNFYPNQVIDYKALKGDPSDNLPGIKGIGEKTAIKLLEQFGTFDNIYQNINSPLITKSIKNKLLTGQAQGQLCYELATLNPNVPDFDTNIEHYAFKINYQNALALLNELELNRAKKQIANWTKL from the coding sequence ATGAAACAAACTAGTTTAGTGGTTGATGGTAATTATTTACTATTTCAAAGCTTTTATGCAACTTTTAGAGGTGATTTAGATGCTATAATGCGTAATTCCAAAGGAGTTGCTACTAATGCTTTAAGCATTTTCTTATCACAATTAAATAAGTTAATTATTGAAATTCAACCTGATTATTTATTTATTGCATTTGATGCAAGAGGTAAAACAAAAAGACATTTAATTTATGAAGAATATAAATCAGGAAGAACTAAAGCTCCTCAAGAATTGTTTGATCAATTTGAATTAATCAAACAATTATTAACTGATTTAGCGATTAATTGACAAGAACAAGAAGGATATGAAGCAGATGATTTAATAGCTTCTTATTGCTCAAATATTCCAGGAGAAAAAGTTATTTTTTCTCGTGATAAGGATTTATTACAATTGATTAATGATGAAATAGTTATTATTGATAAATTAAATCCTGCTACTAACTACATTAAAAGTGATAACTTTTTTGATTTATTTAATTTTTATCCTAATCAAGTGATTGACTATAAAGCTTTAAAAGGAGATCCTTCGGATAATCTACCAGGAATTAAAGGGATTGGTGAAAAAACAGCGATTAAATTACTTGAACAATTTGGTACTTTTGATAATATTTATCAAAATATTAATTCACCTTTAATTACAAAATCAATAAAAAATAAACTACTAACTGGACAAGCTCAAGGTCAATTATGTTATGAGCTTGCAACTTTAAATCCTAATGTTCCAGATTTTGATACTAATATCGAGCATTATGCTTTTAAAATTAATTATCAAAACGCTTTAGCTTTATTAAATGAATTAGAACTAAATCGAGCTAAAAAACAAATTGCTAATTGAACAAAATTATAA